The proteins below come from a single Desulfovibrio sp. Huiquan2017 genomic window:
- the cobJ gene encoding precorrin-3B C(17)-methyltransferase, with product MLKAVSLGPGDMALLTPAARWAIEEAEVVAGYKAYIDLVPDEMLEGKIVVSTGMMGELDRARQAVEHARAGRKTVMVCSGDAGIYAMAGLLMEVLESEGLLEAVPFEVIPGVAAFNAAAALLGAPLMHDFASISLSDLLTPWERIEQRLQAAASADFVIALYNPRSKRRSDHLREALDIIGQFRRPGTPVGIVRKAYRVGQFVEAVPLREVDVEKVDMQTVLIVGNSATRLVGGRMLTPRGYHRKYAL from the coding sequence GTGCTTAAGGCGGTCAGTCTCGGCCCCGGGGACATGGCCCTGCTCACCCCGGCGGCCCGCTGGGCCATCGAGGAGGCCGAGGTGGTGGCCGGATACAAGGCGTACATCGACCTCGTCCCGGACGAGATGCTTGAGGGCAAGATCGTGGTCTCCACGGGCATGATGGGCGAGCTGGATCGTGCCCGACAGGCCGTGGAGCACGCCCGGGCCGGGCGCAAAACGGTCATGGTCTGCTCCGGCGACGCGGGCATCTACGCCATGGCGGGGCTGCTTATGGAGGTCCTCGAAAGCGAGGGGCTGCTCGAGGCCGTGCCCTTCGAGGTCATCCCCGGCGTGGCCGCCTTCAATGCGGCGGCGGCCCTGCTCGGCGCACCGCTCATGCACGATTTCGCCTCCATTTCCCTGAGCGACCTGCTGACCCCCTGGGAGCGCATCGAACAACGCCTTCAGGCCGCGGCCAGCGCGGATTTCGTCATCGCCTTGTACAACCCCCGATCCAAACGCCGCAGCGACCACCTGCGCGAGGCCCTGGACATCATCGGCCAGTTCCGCAGGCCGGGCACGCCGGTGGGCATCGTGCGCAAGGCGTACCGCGTGGGCCAGTTCGTGGAGGCCGTGCCCCTGCGCGAGGTGGATGTGGAGAAGGTAGACATGCAGACCGTGCTCATCGTCGGCAACTCGGCCACGCGCCTGGTGGGCGGGCGCATGCTCACTCCGCGCGGCTATCACCGCAAATACGCCCTGTAG
- the hemL gene encoding glutamate-1-semialdehyde 2,1-aminomutase has translation MDSKSFYAKALTLMPGGVNSPLRACKYVHSEPVFIENAKGAYLWDVEGRKYIDYVFSWGPMLLGHQDPVVNAAAHAAVDHGSSYGASCPGEVLLAEEIQKLIPSMEMMRMVSSGTEATMSALRLARGYTGRDKFVKFIGNYHGHADAFLAAAGSAASIVPGTPGVPEAVISHTLLAQYNDLEAVKRHFEESGDDIACVIVEPCAGNMGLVLPEDGFLQGLRDLCTEHGALLIFDEVITGFRLAPGGAQERYGITPDLTTLGKIIGGGFPVGCFGGKREIMEYMAPVGGVFQAGTLSGNPVAMAAGRAMLQRLQECDYPALEARTKALTDEMAAILRAKGKPVYVAQAGSAFTLYFSDRPVTNMVESGQCDYDAFAVYWRQMMDRGVYLAPAGFECAFTSFAHSDEDFEKTLEAARAVEF, from the coding sequence ATGGATTCGAAATCGTTCTACGCCAAGGCTTTGACTCTCATGCCCGGCGGCGTCAACTCGCCGCTGCGGGCCTGCAAGTACGTTCACTCCGAACCGGTCTTCATCGAAAATGCCAAGGGCGCGTACCTGTGGGACGTCGAGGGCCGCAAGTACATCGACTACGTCTTTTCCTGGGGGCCGATGCTCCTGGGACACCAGGACCCGGTTGTGAACGCGGCGGCCCACGCGGCCGTGGACCACGGTTCCAGCTACGGCGCGTCCTGCCCGGGCGAGGTCCTGCTGGCCGAGGAGATCCAAAAGCTCATCCCGTCCATGGAGATGATGCGCATGGTCTCGTCCGGCACCGAGGCGACCATGTCCGCCCTGCGGCTGGCGCGCGGCTATACCGGACGCGACAAGTTCGTGAAGTTCATCGGCAACTACCACGGCCATGCCGACGCCTTCCTGGCCGCGGCCGGATCGGCGGCGAGCATCGTGCCCGGCACCCCGGGCGTGCCCGAGGCGGTCATCAGCCATACCCTGCTGGCCCAGTACAACGACCTGGAGGCCGTAAAGCGCCACTTCGAGGAATCGGGCGACGACATCGCCTGCGTCATCGTGGAACCGTGCGCGGGCAACATGGGACTGGTCCTGCCCGAGGACGGGTTCCTCCAGGGACTACGCGACCTGTGCACCGAGCACGGCGCATTGCTTATTTTCGACGAGGTCATCACCGGCTTCCGGCTGGCTCCGGGAGGCGCTCAGGAACGCTACGGCATCACCCCGGACCTGACCACCCTGGGCAAAATCATCGGCGGCGGGTTCCCGGTGGGCTGCTTCGGCGGCAAGCGCGAGATCATGGAATATATGGCCCCGGTGGGCGGCGTGTTCCAGGCTGGCACCCTGTCCGGCAACCCCGTGGCTATGGCCGCCGGGCGGGCCATGCTGCAACGCCTGCAGGAATGCGACTATCCGGCGCTGGAGGCCCGGACCAAGGCGTTGACCGACGAGATGGCCGCCATTCTCCGGGCCAAGGGCAAGCCGGTCTACGTGGCCCAGGCGGGCTCGGCCTTCACCCTGTATTTTTCGGACAGGCCCGTGACCAACATGGTCGAGTCGGGCCAATGCGATTACGACGCCTTCGCCGTGTACTGGCGGCAGATGATGGACCGGGGCGTGTACCTGGCCCCGGCGGGCTTCGAGTGCGCCTTCACCTCCTTCGCCCACTCGGACGAGGATTTCGAGAAAACCCTGGAAGCAGCCCGCGCGGTGGAATTTTAA
- a CDS encoding cobalt-precorrin 5A hydrolase produces the protein MPAKKIAIYALTSQGLAVGKRLAARLPGTLYASKNLEAEDAISFESLKHLVAASFNAFDGHVFVTAAGIVIRCIAPHLQSKETDPAVVCMDQTGLFAISLLSGHLGGANELADRCARLMGGQSVITTATDSAGVLSIDSLAMAKGLAIGTINKVKDVNMALLEDRTVQLYDPEDWLGLAWNANFEGKAGYEDWNDSVPGIWVSWHNDAPEGSLALHPRVLHLGIGCRRDITTYEILDHVYAVFKKHGFSMESIASVGSVEAKRNEPGLLEAAEEFGVDPVFYSTTQLAAVDAPTPSDRVQAHMGVPSVAEASAMLASHGGELIVAKEKTSTVTLAVARSNRA, from the coding sequence ATGCCAGCAAAGAAAATCGCCATCTACGCATTGACCTCCCAGGGACTGGCCGTGGGCAAGCGGCTGGCCGCCAGGCTGCCGGGCACGCTCTACGCCTCCAAGAACCTGGAGGCCGAGGACGCCATCTCCTTCGAGTCGCTCAAACACCTGGTCGCGGCCTCGTTCAACGCCTTTGACGGACACGTCTTCGTGACCGCGGCGGGCATCGTGATCCGCTGCATAGCACCCCATCTGCAAAGCAAGGAGACCGACCCGGCCGTGGTCTGCATGGACCAGACCGGGCTGTTCGCCATCAGCCTGCTGTCGGGCCATCTGGGCGGGGCCAACGAACTCGCCGACCGCTGCGCGCGCCTCATGGGCGGGCAATCGGTCATCACTACGGCCACGGATTCCGCAGGCGTCCTGTCCATAGACAGCCTGGCCATGGCCAAGGGATTGGCCATCGGGACCATCAACAAGGTCAAGGATGTGAACATGGCCCTGCTCGAAGACCGGACCGTCCAGCTCTATGATCCCGAGGATTGGCTCGGGCTGGCCTGGAACGCCAACTTCGAGGGCAAGGCCGGGTACGAGGACTGGAACGATTCCGTACCGGGCATCTGGGTCTCCTGGCACAACGACGCGCCCGAGGGCAGCCTGGCCCTGCATCCCCGAGTCCTGCATCTGGGCATCGGTTGTCGCCGGGACATCACCACCTACGAAATTCTGGACCACGTGTACGCGGTCTTCAAGAAACACGGCTTTTCCATGGAATCCATCGCCTCGGTGGGCTCGGTGGAGGCCAAGCGCAACGAACCCGGCCTGCTTGAAGCGGCCGAGGAGTTCGGCGTGGACCCGGTCTTCTATTCCACGACCCAGCTCGCGGCCGTGGACGCGCCCACCCCCTCGGATCGGGTCCAGGCGCACATGGGCGTGCCCAGCGTGGCCGAGGCCTCGGCCATGCTCGCCTCCCATGGCGGGGAACTGATCGTTGCCAAGGAAAAGACCTCCACCGTGACCCTGGCCGTGGCCCGGAGCAACCGTGCTTAA
- a CDS encoding cytochrome c3 family protein has product MKKSLIISLMVAALVCVFCLPVVIAANAPADTITIEVPAGAKATKTPVTFPHKKHVDKGLDCLVCHHKATSKDDIKGCAAEGCHTDASAAAKKDPAGFYSAFHSKKSQASCLACHKKEKKAGKAVPVSCKECHPK; this is encoded by the coding sequence ATGAAGAAATCTCTCATCATCAGCCTGATGGTGGCCGCCCTGGTGTGTGTCTTCTGCCTGCCCGTGGTCATTGCGGCCAACGCGCCCGCGGATACCATCACCATCGAGGTCCCGGCAGGCGCCAAGGCGACCAAGACGCCCGTGACTTTCCCGCACAAGAAACACGTTGACAAGGGCCTCGACTGTCTGGTCTGCCATCACAAGGCCACCAGCAAGGACGACATCAAGGGCTGTGCCGCTGAAGGCTGTCACACCGACGCCAGCGCCGCTGCCAAGAAGGATCCCGCTGGTTTCTATTCCGCCTTCCACAGCAAGAAGTCCCAGGCTTCCTGCCTGGCTTGCCACAAGAAGGAAAAGAAGGCAGGCAAGGCCGTTCCGGTCAGCTGCAAGGAATGCCACCCCAAATAA